From Cognatishimia activa, one genomic window encodes:
- the rplI gene encoding 50S ribosomal protein L9, protein MQVILLERVAKLGQMGEVVDVKPGYARNFLLPQGKALTASESNVAQFEAQKAQLEARNLETKKEAESLGEKLAGQQFIVIRSASDAGALYGSVTPRDAAEVATEAGFSVDRKQIVLIAPIKELGLHNVEVRLHPEVSVEIALNVARSEEEAELQASGKSIQELAAEAEAEAEFEIAELFDDIGSAAADDDNLVEDAPAEETEEDAES, encoded by the coding sequence ATGCAAGTTATCCTTCTTGAGCGCGTGGCCAAACTGGGCCAAATGGGCGAAGTTGTAGATGTGAAGCCGGGCTACGCTCGTAACTTCCTGCTGCCACAGGGCAAAGCGCTGACCGCGTCTGAGTCCAATGTTGCACAGTTCGAAGCGCAGAAAGCGCAACTCGAAGCACGCAACCTGGAAACCAAGAAAGAAGCAGAATCCCTGGGTGAGAAGCTGGCTGGCCAGCAGTTCATCGTGATTCGCTCCGCTTCCGATGCTGGTGCGCTTTATGGCTCCGTTACACCACGTGACGCAGCAGAAGTTGCAACCGAAGCAGGCTTCTCTGTTGACCGCAAGCAAATCGTTCTGATCGCACCGATCAAAGAACTTGGCCTGCACAACGTAGAAGTTCGTCTGCACCCAGAAGTCTCTGTTGAAATCGCTCTGAACGTTGCACGTTCCGAAGAAGAAGCAGAACTGCAAGCTTCCGGCAAATCCATTCAGGAACTGGCGGCAGAAGCAGAAGCAGAAGCAGAATTCGAAATCGCTGAACTCTTCGACGATATCGGTTCTGCGGCAGCTGACGACGACAACCTGGTTGAAGACGCCCCTGCTGAAGAAACCGAAGAAGACGCAGAGTCCTAA
- the rpsR gene encoding 30S ribosomal protein S18, whose amino-acid sequence MAAKPFFRRRKVCPFSGENAPKIDYKDTKLLQRYISERGKIVPSRITAVSAKKQRELARAIKRARFLALLPYAVK is encoded by the coding sequence ATGGCTGCAAAACCATTTTTCCGCCGTCGTAAGGTCTGCCCATTCTCTGGTGAGAATGCGCCTAAGATCGACTACAAGGACACAAAACTTCTGCAACGCTACATCTCTGAGCGTGGCAAGATTGTTCCTTCCCGCATCACTGCGGTTTCCGCGAAAAAACAGCGTGAGCTGGCTCGTGCAATCAAACGCGCGCGCTTCCTCGCTCTGCTGCCTTACGCAGTGAAATAA